A stretch of Elephas maximus indicus isolate mEleMax1 chromosome 20, mEleMax1 primary haplotype, whole genome shotgun sequence DNA encodes these proteins:
- the GHRL gene encoding appetite-regulating hormone isoform X2: MLSTGTLCSLLLLSVFWVDFAMAGSSFLSPKNQKLQRKESKKPPAKLQPRAIEGWLHPEDESQAEGTEDELKIRFNAPFDIGIKLSGAQYQQHGWALGKFLQDILWEEAKEAPADK, from the exons ATGCTCTCCACGGGGACCCTCTGCAGCCTGCTGCTCCTCAGTGTGTTCTGGGTAGACTTCGCCATGGCAGGCTCCAGCTTCCTGAGCCCCAAAAACCAGAAGCTCCAG AGAAAGGAGTCCAAGAAGCCACCAGCCAAACTGCAGCCCCGAGCGATAGAAGGCTGGCTCCACCCGGAAGACGAAAGTCAGGCAGAAGGGACAGAGGATGAGCTGAAAATCCGG TTCAACGCCCCCTTTGACATTGGAATCAAGCTGTCAGGGGCTCAGTACCAGCAGCATGGCTGGGCCCTGGGGAAGTTCCTTCAGGACATCCTTTGGGAAGAGGCCAAAG AGGCCCCGGCTGACAAGTGA
- the GHRL gene encoding appetite-regulating hormone isoform X1: MLSTGTLCSLLLLSVFWVDFAMAGSSFLSPKNQKLQQRKESKKPPAKLQPRAIEGWLHPEDESQAEGTEDELKIRFNAPFDIGIKLSGAQYQQHGWALGKFLQDILWEEAKEAPADK, encoded by the exons ATGCTCTCCACGGGGACCCTCTGCAGCCTGCTGCTCCTCAGTGTGTTCTGGGTAGACTTCGCCATGGCAGGCTCCAGCTTCCTGAGCCCCAAAAACCAGAAGCTCCAG CAGAGAAAGGAGTCCAAGAAGCCACCAGCCAAACTGCAGCCCCGAGCGATAGAAGGCTGGCTCCACCCGGAAGACGAAAGTCAGGCAGAAGGGACAGAGGATGAGCTGAAAATCCGG TTCAACGCCCCCTTTGACATTGGAATCAAGCTGTCAGGGGCTCAGTACCAGCAGCATGGCTGGGCCCTGGGGAAGTTCCTTCAGGACATCCTTTGGGAAGAGGCCAAAG AGGCCCCGGCTGACAAGTGA